The proteins below come from a single Psychrobacter sp. PL19 genomic window:
- a CDS encoding extracellular solute-binding protein produces MSLNAVSARLPSTKLTLSVAVFSMMLGLVGCNKASTPEQDTDAETTAPVAEQGVATDSAATDDGQVVTIYSSRNEQLIQPLLDKYTEETGVKIELVTDKTGPLMARLQAEGKNTPADMLLTVDAGNLWQAAQQGLLQPVSSTVLETNVPAKYRDPKGQWTGLSLRARTIFYDPSKVDATQLSTYADLADPKWKGKLCLRTSKAVYNQSLVASMIENLGEEKTEQVIRGWVDNLATDVFSDDTSMLEAIAAGQCEVGLANSYYYGRILDEKPNFPVKIFWANQDTTGTHVNISGAGVIANSDNPDGALKLMEWLSSDKAQGVYASADKEYPVKEGIDESELLRSWGEFKQDAINVQKFGSLQTQAIKMMDKAGYK; encoded by the coding sequence ATGTCCTTGAATGCGGTCAGCGCACGTTTACCTTCTACCAAGCTTACTTTATCGGTTGCTGTATTTAGCATGATGTTAGGGTTGGTAGGGTGTAATAAAGCGTCTACCCCTGAACAGGATACCGATGCTGAAACCACAGCACCGGTTGCTGAGCAAGGTGTTGCTACTGATAGCGCTGCTACTGATGATGGACAGGTAGTTACTATCTATTCATCACGTAATGAGCAGTTGATCCAGCCGTTACTGGATAAATATACTGAAGAGACTGGGGTAAAAATTGAGCTAGTGACTGATAAGACCGGTCCACTAATGGCACGTTTACAAGCTGAAGGTAAAAACACCCCAGCGGATATGTTATTGACTGTTGATGCCGGTAATTTATGGCAAGCAGCACAACAAGGCTTGCTACAACCTGTATCTTCTACTGTTCTAGAGACTAACGTTCCAGCTAAATACCGTGATCCAAAAGGTCAGTGGACAGGTTTGTCGTTACGTGCACGTACTATTTTTTATGATCCAAGCAAAGTTGACGCTACTCAGTTGTCTACTTACGCAGATCTTGCCGATCCAAAATGGAAAGGTAAGCTGTGTTTACGTACCTCGAAAGCTGTCTATAATCAGTCATTGGTTGCTAGCATGATTGAAAACTTAGGCGAGGAAAAAACTGAACAAGTTATCCGTGGCTGGGTTGATAACTTAGCCACTGATGTGTTCAGTGATGACACCAGCATGTTAGAAGCTATCGCTGCTGGCCAGTGTGAAGTGGGCCTAGCCAACAGTTATTATTATGGCCGTATCCTTGATGAGAAGCCTAACTTCCCTGTGAAAATATTCTGGGCAAACCAAGACACGACTGGTACGCATGTAAACATCTCTGGTGCTGGTGTGATAGCAAATTCAGACAATCCAGATGGTGCTCTCAAGTTGATGGAATGGTTGTCATCTGACAAAGCCCAAGGTGTTTATGCCAGCGCCGATAAAGAATATCCGGTAAAAGAAGGTATCGATGAGTCAGAGCTGCTTAGATCATGGGGTGAGTTTAAACAAGACGCTATTAATGTACAAAAGTTTGGCTCGTTGCAGACCCAAGCGATTAAAATGATGGATAAAGCCGGTTATAAATAA
- a CDS encoding 16S rRNA (uracil(1498)-N(3))-methyltransferase, whose protein sequence is MNCILLPAANFSLANALIDAPEQIEHINKILGAQVGDTLKIGQLGGHLGTAIIDEMTSEQIQLGNVQLSLAPPPKLEVTVVLALPRPKVLRRLIMDMTALGVRDIVLINSYRTQKSYWQSPLLARLDEFVLEGLQQGVDTIAPRITLQKRFKPFVEDQLASLITNRAIVAHPYSELSLGQYLQQHSAYYSALQPQSSLPSVVCIGAEGGWIDYEIELLAGQGCQAVNIGRRVLRTEAAVNALLGQWLL, encoded by the coding sequence ATGAACTGTATTTTATTGCCAGCTGCTAATTTTTCGCTAGCAAACGCATTGATTGATGCCCCCGAGCAAATTGAACATATTAATAAAATATTAGGTGCGCAAGTGGGCGATACACTAAAAATTGGACAGCTTGGTGGTCATCTTGGCACCGCAATCATTGATGAAATGACGTCTGAGCAGATTCAGCTTGGCAATGTACAACTGTCCCTTGCCCCGCCGCCCAAGCTTGAGGTCACTGTGGTGCTAGCATTACCGCGCCCCAAAGTATTACGGCGTCTCATTATGGATATGACCGCGCTTGGCGTGCGTGATATTGTACTGATTAATAGTTATCGGACTCAAAAAAGCTATTGGCAGAGTCCACTATTAGCGCGTCTTGATGAGTTCGTATTAGAAGGCTTGCAACAAGGCGTTGATACTATTGCCCCGCGTATCACTCTACAAAAACGCTTTAAACCTTTTGTTGAAGACCAGCTGGCAAGTTTAATCACTAACCGCGCTATTGTGGCACACCCTTATAGTGAGCTGTCGTTAGGACAATATCTACAGCAACACTCTGCGTACTATTCTGCGCTTCAACCTCAAAGCTCATTACCAAGCGTGGTCTGTATTGGGGCAGAAGGCGGCTGGATTGATTACGAGATCGAGTTACTTGCTGGGCAAGGTTGCCAAGCGGTTAATATCGGTCGGCGAGTACTGCGGACCGAGGCGGCTGTAAATGCACTTCTTGGTCAGTGGTTGTTATGA
- a CDS encoding 3-deoxy-D-manno-octulosonic acid transferase, giving the protein MSAPLTMRTPSTPPWYYRFIISLIKPLYRMQVWHRSHNRDNYQQEVAQRFGKDYPPRPTAGFDYINATDINNTDISSADTSSTDVSSADVNKVGLNQTVIWCHAVSLGETNTVAPLLDALLAHGYQIWLTNTTQTGFARGASRFADDIAQGRLSHSYVPVDSPAVIETFLAHVQPVAALFVETELWANILAKLAGHHIPSILVNGRLSASSFTRYQKISAVSRSMMQNLTLIIAQDDESAQRFCQLGAYRTQIRVAGSLKWVINTPKREAKINHINDDNAIAEKQTEKPADKQKGAVESNIKNGISTELGKSNRPIWVAASTHSGEEEAALSLQQQILSIPALADTLLIIVPRHPERFDEVADLIKKSGLGMARRSINEAISTQTQVYLADSMGELMQWYTLADVALVGGSLVAVGGHNPVEPSSVGTPVLMGPYTQSCQSVVDKLAGVGALYQPDNHFYQPLVIDEQITDGQTVKQHKSEEKTPQFSPKPALIADTTLIYEQLQLWLSNPQLATLAGQAGEQLTLQQQSVLTRQLTMIEEVVKQFNSNKA; this is encoded by the coding sequence ATGTCTGCACCACTGACTATGCGCACGCCTAGCACGCCACCTTGGTATTATCGCTTTATCATTAGCTTAATAAAACCCTTATATCGCATGCAGGTTTGGCATCGCTCGCATAATCGCGATAATTATCAGCAAGAAGTGGCGCAGCGCTTTGGTAAAGATTATCCACCGCGACCGACAGCTGGTTTTGATTATATCAATGCTACTGATATCAATAATACTGATATTAGCAGTGCTGATACTAGCAGTACTGATGTTAGCAGTGCTGATGTTAATAAAGTCGGTCTAAATCAGACAGTAATTTGGTGTCATGCGGTATCGTTGGGTGAGACCAATACCGTTGCGCCCTTGTTGGACGCTTTATTAGCGCATGGTTATCAGATTTGGCTGACCAACACGACGCAGACTGGTTTTGCTCGTGGCGCGAGCCGTTTTGCAGATGATATTGCTCAAGGGCGACTGAGTCACAGTTATGTACCGGTGGACAGTCCAGCAGTGATTGAGACCTTTTTGGCACATGTGCAGCCAGTGGCTGCTTTATTTGTGGAAACCGAGTTATGGGCAAATATTTTGGCCAAGCTTGCTGGGCATCATATTCCCAGCATACTAGTTAATGGCCGGCTGTCAGCATCGTCTTTTACCCGCTATCAAAAAATTAGTGCGGTAAGTCGTAGCATGATGCAGAACCTGACTTTAATCATCGCGCAAGATGATGAATCTGCTCAGCGCTTTTGTCAGCTAGGCGCCTATCGTACACAAATTCGGGTCGCCGGCTCCCTTAAATGGGTCATTAACACCCCTAAACGTGAAGCAAAAATTAATCATATAAATGACGATAATGCCATTGCAGAGAAGCAAACGGAGAAGCCAGCAGATAAGCAAAAAGGTGCTGTTGAGAGTAATATCAAAAATGGTATTAGTACTGAGTTGGGAAAATCAAATCGTCCCATTTGGGTTGCTGCAAGTACCCATAGCGGTGAAGAAGAGGCCGCGCTATCATTACAGCAGCAGATATTATCAATACCCGCACTTGCTGACACCTTATTAATTATCGTACCCAGACATCCTGAACGCTTCGACGAGGTAGCAGACCTGATCAAAAAGTCAGGGTTAGGTATGGCGCGCCGTAGTATTAACGAAGCTATTAGCACACAGACGCAAGTTTATCTGGCCGATAGTATGGGTGAGCTCATGCAGTGGTATACGCTAGCTGATGTGGCACTGGTCGGTGGCTCATTGGTTGCTGTCGGGGGGCATAACCCTGTTGAGCCGTCGAGTGTGGGCACGCCGGTATTGATGGGCCCCTATACCCAGTCTTGTCAAAGCGTGGTAGATAAGCTGGCGGGTGTGGGTGCGTTATATCAGCCAGATAACCATTTTTATCAGCCTCTTGTTATTGATGAACAGATAACCGATGGACAGACAGTCAAGCAACATAAGTCCGAAGAAAAAACTCCGCAGTTTTCTCCTAAACCAGCATTAATTGCTGATACCACACTAATTTATGAGCAACTGCAGCTTTGGCTTAGTAATCCGCAGCTGGCGACATTGGCAGGGCAGGCAGGTGAGCAGTTAACCCTACAGCAGCAATCAGTACTGACTCGTCAGCTGACTATGATTGAAGAGGTTGTGAAGCAATTTAATAGTAATAAGGCTTAG
- a CDS encoding tetratricopeptide repeat protein: MPAMSVSPLTPLDYIAEGYWQDFLASRPIAGGIAYKVELHNCQLDGSLISLQRIDTLLSQIRRDLVKSDTWNETTILADERYRNLLVFLAFYAGRVLARQWQNPPHWYGQFELRTHYPELLLTVDDFYQHMAVLYNEVSATAAAHDTKSSGNEDSNRVNHNEHARASVFFVLEPIGLRLFGHIDRQFRAVQGGQVANGLYQAVSARLPNIIAEPTAARLQANNALNSSATISPNATQSVTATQRVNDDLLPEIGAKEALAVSHKATDKTAPNIGFETTTTIIDTRLNNLASDTLKPIVSLADSRSTISTTTPLTNDDSSSALPKAKVPSTASPTPEIFIQLLIELDEIEVVQTAGDAEYQRACKVLDQFERHIAKQNKPRAQVVFLESHQAAKQHALKMLQNAATLGNTTAMIRLAMYELLDEGLLADHSVDAAISKDTTTGEAAGVDWIKQAANEKDIRAQRLLSKIYYQGIGVPQDINNGKYWLEQAAENGHVEAASLVGQWQQAQALITTRQQEQHSIKRYQLLIGVIVVVALLLIIFV, translated from the coding sequence ATGCCTGCTATGTCTGTTTCTCCCTTAACACCTCTTGATTATATCGCAGAAGGTTACTGGCAAGACTTCTTAGCGAGTCGCCCTATTGCTGGTGGTATTGCTTATAAAGTAGAGTTGCACAACTGTCAATTAGATGGGTCGTTAATAAGTTTACAGCGTATAGATACGCTACTATCACAAATACGCCGTGACCTGGTTAAGTCCGACACTTGGAACGAGACCACAATATTAGCGGATGAGCGTTATCGTAATTTGCTGGTGTTTTTGGCATTTTATGCGGGACGAGTATTAGCACGGCAATGGCAAAATCCGCCGCATTGGTATGGTCAGTTTGAGCTGCGTACCCACTATCCTGAGTTGCTATTGACAGTCGATGACTTTTATCAACACATGGCCGTGTTGTATAATGAGGTATCTGCGACTGCTGCTGCCCATGATACAAAGAGTAGCGGGAACGAAGATAGTAATCGCGTCAACCACAATGAGCACGCACGCGCGTCTGTGTTTTTCGTCTTAGAGCCAATAGGATTGCGTCTATTTGGTCACATTGATCGACAGTTCAGGGCTGTACAAGGCGGACAAGTCGCTAACGGCTTATATCAGGCAGTTAGCGCACGGCTACCGAACATTATTGCTGAACCTACAGCGGCACGTTTGCAAGCAAATAACGCTTTAAATTCAAGCGCCACTATCAGTCCAAACGCCACTCAATCTGTGACAGCTACCCAGCGGGTAAATGATGATCTTCTTCCTGAAATAGGCGCCAAAGAGGCTCTTGCTGTTTCTCATAAAGCGACTGATAAAACGGCTCCTAACATTGGTTTTGAAACCACAACCACTATAATTGATACAAGGTTAAACAATCTTGCTAGCGATACTCTCAAACCAATAGTTAGCCTAGCTGATAGTAGATCTACAATTTCGACGACTACTCCTTTGACGAATGATGATTCATCTTCAGCATTACCCAAAGCAAAAGTACCTTCAACTGCATCGCCAACGCCTGAAATTTTTATCCAATTGCTCATAGAGCTGGACGAGATTGAGGTGGTACAGACCGCGGGTGATGCTGAGTATCAAAGAGCCTGTAAAGTACTTGATCAGTTTGAGCGTCATATTGCTAAACAGAACAAACCGCGTGCCCAAGTCGTTTTTTTAGAGTCTCATCAAGCGGCAAAGCAGCATGCTCTTAAAATGCTGCAAAACGCCGCGACCCTTGGTAATACCACTGCTATGATACGGCTGGCTATGTATGAACTATTAGACGAAGGTTTGCTAGCCGACCACTCAGTAGATGCAGCGATTAGTAAAGACACCACTACTGGCGAAGCGGCTGGGGTTGATTGGATTAAGCAGGCGGCTAATGAAAAAGATATTCGGGCTCAGCGTCTATTAAGTAAAATCTATTATCAAGGGATAGGTGTGCCGCAGGATATAAATAATGGAAAGTATTGGCTAGAACAAGCGGCAGAGAATGGTCATGTAGAAGCCGCTAGTTTGGTCGGTCAATGGCAACAAGCGCAAGCGTTGATAACGACACGCCAGCAAGAACAGCACAGTATTAAGCGTTATCAATTATTGATTGGAGTGATTGTAGTGGTCGCATTGTTGTTAATCATTTTCGTCTAA
- a CDS encoding cardiolipin synthase: MEAHIIALAAEQPLAPWSWADFAGYGLILHIILMVVLTLRIVSVQRNIGVAIAWIAILYTLPLFGLIAYILVGEPMVGRRYRQRMDQARLLMNEMAERERLIFDQGKELLPEHYRGVSQIGTRWTGFGVFSDHQMQLLTHPSAIFKRLIDDIDAAQRSVLMEFYIIYPKGRILDVLQALIAAAKRGIECHILIDSVGSFSFFNSAEHKDLERAGVFVHQSLPVGLFKTLFKRSDLRNHRKIVVIDEYIGYIGSFNLVDPKFFKQDKDIGQWIDVAIRSFSQQPINIATAMAKVVITDIGAESSDNLDALHQRVNSYTRKLYVRHPTINDMNSRVKVLENAADHIEQPSAGAMSIVIPQMPVVEGVIAQLIPSAPQVTAHVIYNTLVTIIHRANKRIRITTPYFVPDEALSGALVTAAKRGVEVTIIIPEKVDSFLVQHASQAYYQELLEAGVTIALFKGGLLHAKTVIIDDDYCLFGTVNIDMRSFYLNMEVSMAIYTPEMVAQVADCQETYLQSCRFLELDEWQQRRDYERLFDNVVRLFSPLL; this comes from the coding sequence ATGGAGGCGCACATAATCGCTTTAGCTGCTGAACAACCACTTGCACCCTGGTCATGGGCCGATTTTGCAGGATATGGTCTGATTTTACACATTATTCTTATGGTGGTGCTGACCTTGCGTATTGTCTCGGTGCAGCGCAACATCGGGGTAGCGATTGCATGGATAGCGATTTTGTATACGCTGCCTTTGTTTGGACTGATTGCTTATATCTTGGTTGGTGAACCAATGGTTGGGCGCCGCTATCGTCAACGCATGGATCAGGCGCGGCTGCTTATGAACGAAATGGCAGAGCGTGAGCGTTTGATTTTTGATCAAGGTAAGGAGTTACTCCCTGAGCATTATCGGGGTGTTAGTCAAATTGGCACTCGCTGGACGGGGTTTGGCGTTTTTTCAGATCATCAAATGCAGCTACTGACGCACCCTAGTGCTATTTTTAAACGTTTGATCGACGATATTGACGCCGCACAACGTAGTGTTTTGATGGAGTTTTATATCATCTATCCTAAGGGACGGATATTAGACGTGCTACAAGCGTTGATAGCCGCCGCCAAGCGCGGGATAGAATGTCATATTCTTATAGACAGCGTGGGTAGTTTTAGCTTTTTTAATAGTGCTGAGCATAAGGATTTAGAACGTGCTGGCGTCTTTGTGCACCAGTCATTACCAGTGGGATTGTTTAAGACCTTGTTTAAGCGTTCTGATTTGCGCAATCACCGTAAAATCGTAGTCATTGATGAATATATTGGTTATATCGGCAGTTTTAACTTAGTAGATCCTAAGTTTTTTAAGCAAGACAAAGATATTGGTCAATGGATCGATGTGGCTATACGTAGTTTTAGCCAGCAGCCGATCAATATCGCTACTGCGATGGCCAAGGTCGTGATTACCGATATTGGTGCTGAAAGTAGTGACAACTTAGATGCGTTGCATCAACGTGTGAACAGCTATACCCGTAAATTGTATGTGCGACATCCCACTATTAACGATATGAACAGTCGCGTAAAGGTGCTAGAGAACGCCGCAGACCATATCGAACAACCTAGCGCAGGGGCAATGTCAATTGTGATTCCGCAGATGCCGGTGGTAGAAGGGGTGATAGCACAGTTGATTCCCTCAGCGCCACAAGTGACTGCGCATGTCATTTATAATACTTTAGTGACTATTATACATCGCGCTAATAAACGTATACGGATCACCACACCATATTTCGTCCCTGATGAAGCGCTATCAGGGGCATTGGTGACGGCGGCTAAGCGCGGGGTTGAAGTAACCATAATTATTCCCGAAAAGGTTGATTCGTTTTTAGTACAGCATGCTTCGCAGGCCTATTATCAAGAGCTGCTAGAAGCGGGGGTGACTATCGCCTTGTTTAAAGGTGGATTATTACATGCCAAAACAGTGATCATCGATGATGATTATTGTCTATTTGGCACAGTCAATATTGATATGCGCAGTTTTTATTTAAATATGGAAGTCAGTATGGCGATTTATACGCCAGAAATGGTCGCACAAGTCGCTGACTGTCAGGAAACCTACTTACAAAGCTGTCGTTTTTTAGAGCTAGATGAATGGCAGCAGCGCCGTGATTACGAGCGTTTATTCGATAATGTAGTACGCCTGTTTAGTCCCTTATTATAA
- a CDS encoding McrC family protein, giving the protein MIQVREYAQLTTDRTAFPSLDLAIIEQETFNWLVELSEKESYGRFITYKRPQYLKLHSYVGYLESPCGEGIEILPKTGLGAQEPDKSRAVLCKMLRSTLNLSHKEAQSASLNRMNLPIHEWIYYQFLYLLKELVASGLRFDYQRIEEESRFIRGQLDIAVQQRQTVGRAHLFHIRHDVYHPNRLENQLIKTALDYVQQHCRSSENWRLANELSHILDPITSLREPLNSMPKWSDIKILQSYRAIKPWCQLILEKLNPNFQKGDHRGIALLFPMEILFEKYVANCLRQDIKAPWQLTTQASSKHMVSDQEGLKTRFQLKPDLLISKERKNYHILDTKWKLINLSSNDNDYNISQSDIYQLFAYGHKYLDGSGDMMLIYPKHHQFEIPLECFYLAEKLRLWAIPFCIETDKLVIGEWVERFPSLPQT; this is encoded by the coding sequence ATGATTCAAGTCAGAGAATATGCTCAGCTGACTACCGATCGGACAGCATTCCCCAGCTTAGACTTAGCTATCATCGAACAAGAAACTTTCAATTGGCTAGTGGAGTTAAGTGAAAAAGAGAGCTATGGGCGGTTTATTACTTATAAGCGTCCACAATACTTGAAGCTTCACTCTTATGTAGGTTATTTAGAAAGTCCTTGCGGCGAAGGTATTGAGATACTACCAAAGACAGGATTAGGTGCTCAAGAGCCGGACAAGAGCAGAGCTGTCTTATGCAAAATGCTAAGATCCACTTTAAACCTATCTCATAAAGAGGCTCAGTCTGCCAGTCTCAATCGAATGAACTTACCTATTCATGAGTGGATATACTATCAGTTTTTATATCTGTTAAAGGAGTTGGTAGCGTCTGGGCTCAGATTTGATTATCAAAGAATCGAAGAAGAAAGTAGATTTATTCGTGGCCAGCTTGATATTGCAGTTCAACAAAGACAGACGGTTGGCCGAGCTCATCTTTTTCATATTCGTCATGACGTCTATCATCCAAATCGACTTGAGAATCAATTAATTAAAACGGCATTGGATTACGTACAGCAGCACTGTAGGAGTTCTGAGAACTGGCGACTGGCTAATGAGCTATCACATATCTTAGACCCTATAACGAGTCTTAGAGAGCCTCTAAACTCAATGCCCAAATGGTCAGACATCAAAATATTGCAATCCTACCGAGCGATAAAGCCATGGTGCCAACTAATACTTGAAAAGCTTAATCCAAACTTTCAAAAGGGAGATCACCGGGGTATTGCATTGTTATTCCCAATGGAAATTTTGTTCGAGAAGTATGTGGCAAACTGCCTACGACAAGATATCAAAGCACCATGGCAACTAACAACACAAGCTTCTAGTAAGCACATGGTGAGTGACCAAGAAGGTTTAAAAACGCGCTTTCAGTTAAAGCCTGATTTATTAATTAGTAAAGAAAGAAAAAATTACCATATACTCGATACCAAATGGAAGTTAATAAACTTAAGCAGCAATGATAACGACTACAATATTAGCCAGTCAGATATTTATCAGTTGTTTGCTTATGGTCATAAGTATTTAGATGGGAGTGGAGACATGATGCTTATTTATCCTAAGCATCATCAGTTCGAAATACCTTTGGAGTGTTTTTATTTAGCAGAAAAATTGAGGTTGTGGGCAATACCATTTTGTATTGAAACTGACAAATTGGTTATCGGTGAATGGGTAGAAAGGTTTCCGTCTTTACCTCAAACTTAG